The DNA segment GAAAGAACGTGGTCGGATCGTAGTGTTGCTAGAAAGTTTTTGGGCAGCAGGATGGTTAATAGCTGCATTAATTTCATATTTCATCATTCCAGATTATGGCTGGAGAGTTGCTCTTATTATTACGGCTTTACCAGCATTTTATGCTATTTATTTACGATTAAAATTACCCGATTCACCTCAGTTTACTGCAAAAAAAGTGCGAAATCGTACGTATGGACAAAACATTAAAGCGCTATGGTCAAAAGCATATGCTAAGCCAACGTTAATGTTATGGATTTTGTGGTTTACTGTTGTATTCTCTTATTACGGCATGTTTTTATGGTTGCCGAGTGTCATGGTGTTTAAAGGTTTTGACTTAATTACAAGTTTTAAATATGTTCTTATTATGACATTTGCTCAGTTACCTGGATATTTTACAGCTGCTTGGTTAATTGAAAAAGCCGGACGTAAATTTGTGCTAGTCACATATTTACTAGGAACAGCAGCAAGTGCATTTGCGTTTGGTAATGCTGAAACAACGATGTCACTTATTATATTTGGCGCTTTCTTGTCCTTCTTTAATCTTGGTGCATGGGGAGCATTATACGCGTATACACCTGAACAATATCCTTCAGTTATTCGAGCTACTGGAGCGGGAATGGCAGCTTCTATTGGGCGAATTGGTGGTATTTTAGGACCTTTATTAGTTGGGACACTTGTAATGAGAGGTTATGACATTGGATTGATTTTCAGTATTTTCTGTGTTGCCATAGTTATAGGTGTACTAGCTGTTGTTATTCTAGGAGTAGAAACGAAACAAAAAGAATTAGAATAATGGTATTCCAAGACTCTCTTATTACGGAGAGTCTTTTTTATTCGCCGTTTATTCAGAATTTTCAATATTCTATAGCGAATGCTCTGATTTCTTGTTAAAATGAAACTACTAACTTTAAGTGGAAAGGGAGAGATTCAACTATGTTCAAGAGAATTGATACGGTGTTTTTACCTGTGCAAGATATGTATCGTTCGATTAAATGGTTTGAAGAAAAGTGTGGATTTTCATTGAGATGGCATGATGAGAAAAATGGTTATGCTGCCATGGATATCGGGGACGGGGAAACCGCCTTTACACTCGTCAGAAATCCACAAATGGGTACAATTAAACCATCAGAGCATGAGTGGTTCAATTTGCATACAACTGATATCCATGCAACACATCAAAGTATGTTAGATGCTGGAGTAGAAGCAACGCCTGTAGAAAGTGGCGGTAATGTTGAATTTTATCAATTTAAAGATCTGGACGGGAATACGATTGGAGTTTGTTCCTTTGAAGAAGATGCAGCATAAACATAGGCGAATATTAATTGTGGGGTCAGGAGGTGCAGGGAAATCTACGTTATCACGCCGACTTGGGGAACAATGGGATTTACCGATAGTTCATTTAGATGCGCTGTTTTGGCAGCCAGGGTGGAATCCATCACCACGGCCTGAGTTTAATGAGAAAGTGAAAGGCGAACTAGAGAAACCTGAGTGGATCATAGATGGAAATTATGATTCCACTATTAAAGTGCGAGCGCAATATGCAGACCTCATCATTTATCTTGATTTTTCAAATATAGTTTGTTTATATCGCGCGTGTAAGCGTGCATGGATATACCGTGGGACAACCCGCCCTGATATGGGGGTAAATTGTCCTGAGAAAATTGATTGGGAGTTCGCTCAATGGATTTGGCGTTATCCAAAAGATGCAAGACCAGGAATGTTAGACATTTTAACTAACGTCCAAACTGATGTCATTATGTTCAAATCACCTAAAGAAGTGAAACAGTGGCTTCTAAATATCACAACAAAAAAGAGTGAACCATCCATTTAAGGAAGATTCACTCTTTTTATGCTGTTTTTAAAGTGGTGTAAACAACAAGTCGGTCTTCGTAAAATGAACCATCTTTATTGTATTCACCTGTACATGTGATGAGGTTTAATCTACTACCATTGCTA comes from the Paenisporosarcina antarctica genome and includes:
- a CDS encoding VOC family protein translates to MFKRIDTVFLPVQDMYRSIKWFEEKCGFSLRWHDEKNGYAAMDIGDGETAFTLVRNPQMGTIKPSEHEWFNLHTTDIHATHQSMLDAGVEATPVESGGNVEFYQFKDLDGNTIGVCSFEEDAA
- a CDS encoding P-loop NTPase family protein, with the protein product MQHKHRRILIVGSGGAGKSTLSRRLGEQWDLPIVHLDALFWQPGWNPSPRPEFNEKVKGELEKPEWIIDGNYDSTIKVRAQYADLIIYLDFSNIVCLYRACKRAWIYRGTTRPDMGVNCPEKIDWEFAQWIWRYPKDARPGMLDILTNVQTDVIMFKSPKEVKQWLLNITTKKSEPSI
- a CDS encoding MFS transporter, whose protein sequence is MTTIKEKEVKPLTRNKLLGIAGLGWMFDAMDVGILSFVIAALAIEWNLSPGQMGWIGSVNSFGMAIGALVFGLLADRVGRKRVFIITLVLFSVASGLSAFSTTLAIFLIFRFFVGMGLGGELPVASTLVAESVEAKERGRIVVLLESFWAAGWLIAALISYFIIPDYGWRVALIITALPAFYAIYLRLKLPDSPQFTAKKVRNRTYGQNIKALWSKAYAKPTLMLWILWFTVVFSYYGMFLWLPSVMVFKGFDLITSFKYVLIMTFAQLPGYFTAAWLIEKAGRKFVLVTYLLGTAASAFAFGNAETTMSLIIFGAFLSFFNLGAWGALYAYTPEQYPSVIRATGAGMAASIGRIGGILGPLLVGTLVMRGYDIGLIFSIFCVAIVIGVLAVVILGVETKQKELE